ACCAGCTCGTCCACCTCTTCGCGCGCGTGCGCCATGATCGGCGAGGCGCCCAGTGCCAGCAGCGTGTTCGCGGTCGTGTTCATCACCACGTAGTTCGTGATGTTGTGCACCAGCGGCCGGTCCTTCCGGATCCGCTCCAGCGCGCGGACCGCGTGCTCGACGATGTCCGTTGCGGTCAAACGCGTCATCGCCGTGGCCTCCACGGCGCGCAGCGGCGCCGGCAGAATCGCAGCATCAGCCGCCGTTCGCCGTCGTAGCCTGCGCCGCCGCGCGGGCTTCGCCCACGCGATCGCGCAGCAGGTAGTGAAAGCCGTGACGCAACCGCACGAAAATCTGACGCCCCGCCCGGGTGCGGATCACGTACGGCGCATGGTCGAAGTCCGCCCGACCAAGAAACCACGCGTGCGGCCAGTACCAGCCGCGGCCCGGCACCAACGCCGACTTCAAATCGTCCACGCTGCGCTGCCGGATGTAGACGATGTGCTCGTAGCGCACCCACGCCACCGGCAGCAGCCGAAACAGCGCCAGGATCAGCCGGTGTCGGGTCAGTCCGTACGCGAACACGATCCCTTGCCACTCGACCTGGCGGCGCTCCGTTCGTGCCCTGGGTTTCACCGCGCGTGATCATGCCCAAGTCTCCGCCATCGCGAAAGTACTTCCGCGGTCCGCTTCGTCAACCGCAGCCGTCTGGCGGCGAGGTGTCGTCACCGGCCGACTCGGCCGTCATCACCCCATCGGCCGGGCGCGCGCGGATCACCGCGCCCGGTGGCACCTCCAGGAACCGATCTGAGGGCCACGGGCCAAACACCAGCTGCCGCAACCAGCCGGGATCGCCGTCACACACCTCCAACGCCCAGCCCCGCTCCGCCGCGCGCCGGCGGGCTTCGGCTTCGAACTGATCGTCGGGCCCGCAGCCGGTGCGGATGTACAGATAGCGGTGATAGGCGGCCACCCCTCCCGCCAGCGTCTCCACGATGTACCGCGCGTTCTCCTCGCCGAACTGCCGTACCAGTTCCTCAAACGACTGGTCCAGCCCCAGCCGGTGAAGCACCGTCTGCTGCCGCAGCTCCTCGCCCGGTTCGCCGCGCTCGATCCACCCCGGCGTCAAAAAGTAGGTCCCCGGCATCGCCTCAAACACCTCACGGTA
The window above is part of the Kiritimatiellia bacterium genome. Proteins encoded here:
- a CDS encoding DUF1638 domain-containing protein, coding for MAPMFKLIGCEIFFRELCALVASAPHRVDLEFLPKGLHDLPSADMRARVQAAVDAVPAGRYERILLGFGLCNNGVAGVRARATPLIVPRSHDCIGLFLGSPERYREVFEAMPGTYFLTPGWIERGEPGEELRQQTVLHRLGLDQSFEELVRQFGEENARYIVETLAGGVAAYHRYLYIRTGCGPDDQFEAEARRRAAERGWALEVCDGDPGWLRQLVFGPWPSDRFLEVPPGAVIRARPADGVMTAESAGDDTSPPDGCG